In the genome of Vanacampus margaritifer isolate UIUO_Vmar chromosome 1, RoL_Vmar_1.0, whole genome shotgun sequence, one region contains:
- the bag5 gene encoding BAG family molecular chaperone regulator 5 isoform X3, with product MEHGGQQQQQQQQPMATEQPSQYPPQHPAMMRLYEVHREMTALGPQVCTFSGLPDDRDYKRLERELTRLLLEVDRVDTEGKAELQGARKRAAQEVEGLLRYLEENARHPSRLAMEEVSEEARRLVERRVVAPQRQGGAADIDDELVEALQRLVLRLTQVKTEGRVPLRKARYRALTRLCAVQDVLEGRTPQQTLSLPLAGETHVAVNCINQVMAKVSVARSQLVALLMGLSGRDSCAHLSRLLMEMQVELDALDVSGNGAVRNYRKQVVEEINGLLKHLDLEGEGEDTRRYDLAQNDSIREIEAVRAHVRHLRQGVLCQRGPGETTFRPKAELQGLLTHLDQVDTAKNPCIREARRRAVVEVQAVVTFLDLREALACRRPGPEEHPAHRDVWSVLASLSELQARALGFDGKRADKSYVVLEELLTTQLLALDAVDPRGDDGAKGARKQAVKFAQNILNYLDMKTDEWEY from the exons ATGGAGCACGGCgggcaacaacagcagcagcagcagcagccaatgGCGACCGAGCAGCCGTCCCAGTACCCGCCCCAACACCCCGCCATGATGCGGCTATACGAAGTCCACCGGGAAATGACGGCGCTGGGGCCCCAG GTGTGCACCTTCAGCGGCCTCCCCGACGACCGCGACTACAAGCGTCTGGAGCGCGAGCTGACCCGCCTCCTGCTGGAGGTGGACCGCGTGGACACGGAAGGGAAGGCGGAGCTGCAGGGGGCGCGCAAGCGGGCGGCGCAGGAGGTGGAGGGCCTGCTGCGCTACCTGGAGGAGAACGCCCGCCACCCGTCGCGCCTGGCCATGGAGGAGGTGAGCGAGGAGGCGCGGCGGCTGGTGGAGCGCCGCGTGGTGGCGCCGCAGCGGCAGGGCGGCGCCGCCGACATCGACGACGAGCTGGTGGAGGCGCTGCAGCGGCTGGTGCTGCGGCTGACGCAGGTGAAGACGGAGGGCCGCGTGCCGCTGCGGAAGGCGCGCTACCGGGCGCTCACACGACTGTGCGCCGTCCAGGACGTGCTGGAGGGACGCACGCCGCAGCAGACGCTCTCGCTGCCGCTGGCGGGCGAAACGCACGTCGCCGTCAACTGCATCAATCAG GTGATGGCCAAGGTGAGCGTGGCGCGCAGCCAGCTGGTGGCGCTGTTGATGGGCCTGAGCGGGCGGGACAGTTGCGCTCACCTGTCGCGGCTGCTGATGGAGATGCAGGTGGAGCTGGACGCTCTGGACGTGTCGGGAAACGGCGCCGTCAGGAACTACCGCAAGCAGGTGGTGGAGGAGATCAACGGACTCCTCAAACATTTGGACCTGGAGGGGGAGGGCGAGGACACGCGCAG GTACGACCTGGCCCAAAACGACTCCATCCGCGAGATCGAGGCGGTGCGCGCCCACGTGCGGCACCTGCGCCAGGGCGTGCTGTGCCAACGCGGCCCGGGCGAGACCACCTTCCGGCCCAAAGCCGAGCTGCAGGGCCTgctgacccacctggaccagGTGGACACGGCCAAGAACCCGTGCATCCGCGAGGCGCGGCGCCGCGCCGTGGTGGAGGTGCAGGCCGTGGTCACCTTCCTGGACCTGCGCGAGGCGCTGGCGTGCCGACGCCCCGGGCCCGAGGAGCACCCGGCCCACCGCGACGTTTGGTCGGTTCTGGCCAGCCTGTCGGAGCTGCAGGCCCGGGCGCTGGGCTTCGACGGCAAACGGGCCGACAAGAGCTACGTGGTCCTGGAGGAGCTGCTGACCACGCAGCTGCTGGCGCTGGACGCCGTGGACCCGCGCGGCGACGACGGCGCCAAAGGGGCCCGCAAGCAGGCCGTCAAGTTTGCGCAGAACATTCTCAACTATTTGGACATGAAGACGGACGAGTGGGAGTACtga
- the bag5 gene encoding BAG family molecular chaperone regulator 5 isoform X2, with amino-acid sequence MAARWLCSLFGKPFDGGKRMEHGGQQQQQQQQPMATEQPSQYPPQHPAMMRLYEVHREMTALGPQVCTFSGLPDDRDYKRLERELTRLLLEVDRVDTEGKAELQGARKRAAQEVEGLLRYLEENARHPSRLAMEEVSEEARRLVERRVVAPQRQGGAADIDDELVEALQRLVLRLTQVKTEGRVPLRKARYRALTRLCAVQDVLEGRTPQQTLSLPLAGETHVAVNCINQVMAKVSVARSQLVALLMGLSGRDSCAHLSRLLMEMQVELDALDVSGNGAVRNYRKQVVEEINGLLKHLDLEGEGEDTRRYDLAQNDSIREIEAVRAHVRHLRQGVLCQRGPGETTFRPKAELQGLLTHLDQVDTAKNPCIREARRRAVVEVQAVVTFLDLREALACRRPGPEEHPAHRDVWSVLASLSELQARALGFDGKRADKSYVVLEELLTTQLLALDAVDPRGDDGAKGARKQAVKFAQNILNYLDMKTDEWEY; translated from the exons ATGGCTGCACGCTGGCTATGCAG ccTCTTCGGGAAGCCTTTTGATGGTGGCAAGAGGATGGAGCACGGCgggcaacaacagcagcagcagcagcagccaatgGCGACCGAGCAGCCGTCCCAGTACCCGCCCCAACACCCCGCCATGATGCGGCTATACGAAGTCCACCGGGAAATGACGGCGCTGGGGCCCCAG GTGTGCACCTTCAGCGGCCTCCCCGACGACCGCGACTACAAGCGTCTGGAGCGCGAGCTGACCCGCCTCCTGCTGGAGGTGGACCGCGTGGACACGGAAGGGAAGGCGGAGCTGCAGGGGGCGCGCAAGCGGGCGGCGCAGGAGGTGGAGGGCCTGCTGCGCTACCTGGAGGAGAACGCCCGCCACCCGTCGCGCCTGGCCATGGAGGAGGTGAGCGAGGAGGCGCGGCGGCTGGTGGAGCGCCGCGTGGTGGCGCCGCAGCGGCAGGGCGGCGCCGCCGACATCGACGACGAGCTGGTGGAGGCGCTGCAGCGGCTGGTGCTGCGGCTGACGCAGGTGAAGACGGAGGGCCGCGTGCCGCTGCGGAAGGCGCGCTACCGGGCGCTCACACGACTGTGCGCCGTCCAGGACGTGCTGGAGGGACGCACGCCGCAGCAGACGCTCTCGCTGCCGCTGGCGGGCGAAACGCACGTCGCCGTCAACTGCATCAATCAG GTGATGGCCAAGGTGAGCGTGGCGCGCAGCCAGCTGGTGGCGCTGTTGATGGGCCTGAGCGGGCGGGACAGTTGCGCTCACCTGTCGCGGCTGCTGATGGAGATGCAGGTGGAGCTGGACGCTCTGGACGTGTCGGGAAACGGCGCCGTCAGGAACTACCGCAAGCAGGTGGTGGAGGAGATCAACGGACTCCTCAAACATTTGGACCTGGAGGGGGAGGGCGAGGACACGCGCAG GTACGACCTGGCCCAAAACGACTCCATCCGCGAGATCGAGGCGGTGCGCGCCCACGTGCGGCACCTGCGCCAGGGCGTGCTGTGCCAACGCGGCCCGGGCGAGACCACCTTCCGGCCCAAAGCCGAGCTGCAGGGCCTgctgacccacctggaccagGTGGACACGGCCAAGAACCCGTGCATCCGCGAGGCGCGGCGCCGCGCCGTGGTGGAGGTGCAGGCCGTGGTCACCTTCCTGGACCTGCGCGAGGCGCTGGCGTGCCGACGCCCCGGGCCCGAGGAGCACCCGGCCCACCGCGACGTTTGGTCGGTTCTGGCCAGCCTGTCGGAGCTGCAGGCCCGGGCGCTGGGCTTCGACGGCAAACGGGCCGACAAGAGCTACGTGGTCCTGGAGGAGCTGCTGACCACGCAGCTGCTGGCGCTGGACGCCGTGGACCCGCGCGGCGACGACGGCGCCAAAGGGGCCCGCAAGCAGGCCGTCAAGTTTGCGCAGAACATTCTCAACTATTTGGACATGAAGACGGACGAGTGGGAGTACtga
- the bag5 gene encoding BAG family molecular chaperone regulator 5 isoform X1 encodes MCANVFGVLKSLFGKPFDGGKRMEHGGQQQQQQQQPMATEQPSQYPPQHPAMMRLYEVHREMTALGPQVCTFSGLPDDRDYKRLERELTRLLLEVDRVDTEGKAELQGARKRAAQEVEGLLRYLEENARHPSRLAMEEVSEEARRLVERRVVAPQRQGGAADIDDELVEALQRLVLRLTQVKTEGRVPLRKARYRALTRLCAVQDVLEGRTPQQTLSLPLAGETHVAVNCINQVMAKVSVARSQLVALLMGLSGRDSCAHLSRLLMEMQVELDALDVSGNGAVRNYRKQVVEEINGLLKHLDLEGEGEDTRRYDLAQNDSIREIEAVRAHVRHLRQGVLCQRGPGETTFRPKAELQGLLTHLDQVDTAKNPCIREARRRAVVEVQAVVTFLDLREALACRRPGPEEHPAHRDVWSVLASLSELQARALGFDGKRADKSYVVLEELLTTQLLALDAVDPRGDDGAKGARKQAVKFAQNILNYLDMKTDEWEY; translated from the exons ATGTGCGCCAACGTGTTCGGAGTGTTGAAGAG ccTCTTCGGGAAGCCTTTTGATGGTGGCAAGAGGATGGAGCACGGCgggcaacaacagcagcagcagcagcagccaatgGCGACCGAGCAGCCGTCCCAGTACCCGCCCCAACACCCCGCCATGATGCGGCTATACGAAGTCCACCGGGAAATGACGGCGCTGGGGCCCCAG GTGTGCACCTTCAGCGGCCTCCCCGACGACCGCGACTACAAGCGTCTGGAGCGCGAGCTGACCCGCCTCCTGCTGGAGGTGGACCGCGTGGACACGGAAGGGAAGGCGGAGCTGCAGGGGGCGCGCAAGCGGGCGGCGCAGGAGGTGGAGGGCCTGCTGCGCTACCTGGAGGAGAACGCCCGCCACCCGTCGCGCCTGGCCATGGAGGAGGTGAGCGAGGAGGCGCGGCGGCTGGTGGAGCGCCGCGTGGTGGCGCCGCAGCGGCAGGGCGGCGCCGCCGACATCGACGACGAGCTGGTGGAGGCGCTGCAGCGGCTGGTGCTGCGGCTGACGCAGGTGAAGACGGAGGGCCGCGTGCCGCTGCGGAAGGCGCGCTACCGGGCGCTCACACGACTGTGCGCCGTCCAGGACGTGCTGGAGGGACGCACGCCGCAGCAGACGCTCTCGCTGCCGCTGGCGGGCGAAACGCACGTCGCCGTCAACTGCATCAATCAG GTGATGGCCAAGGTGAGCGTGGCGCGCAGCCAGCTGGTGGCGCTGTTGATGGGCCTGAGCGGGCGGGACAGTTGCGCTCACCTGTCGCGGCTGCTGATGGAGATGCAGGTGGAGCTGGACGCTCTGGACGTGTCGGGAAACGGCGCCGTCAGGAACTACCGCAAGCAGGTGGTGGAGGAGATCAACGGACTCCTCAAACATTTGGACCTGGAGGGGGAGGGCGAGGACACGCGCAG GTACGACCTGGCCCAAAACGACTCCATCCGCGAGATCGAGGCGGTGCGCGCCCACGTGCGGCACCTGCGCCAGGGCGTGCTGTGCCAACGCGGCCCGGGCGAGACCACCTTCCGGCCCAAAGCCGAGCTGCAGGGCCTgctgacccacctggaccagGTGGACACGGCCAAGAACCCGTGCATCCGCGAGGCGCGGCGCCGCGCCGTGGTGGAGGTGCAGGCCGTGGTCACCTTCCTGGACCTGCGCGAGGCGCTGGCGTGCCGACGCCCCGGGCCCGAGGAGCACCCGGCCCACCGCGACGTTTGGTCGGTTCTGGCCAGCCTGTCGGAGCTGCAGGCCCGGGCGCTGGGCTTCGACGGCAAACGGGCCGACAAGAGCTACGTGGTCCTGGAGGAGCTGCTGACCACGCAGCTGCTGGCGCTGGACGCCGTGGACCCGCGCGGCGACGACGGCGCCAAAGGGGCCCGCAAGCAGGCCGTCAAGTTTGCGCAGAACATTCTCAACTATTTGGACATGAAGACGGACGAGTGGGAGTACtga
- the coa8 gene encoding cytochrome c oxidase assembly factor 8: MSVRAAAVCLTWRRWSCLRARQSDMAAAGSRECSKLATKQQDKLPKRSKFRPAPSATHDWIGPPNPLSNLRPIVYRVAPNESELERRLRNMRQDTEDWNHRFWTEQNLTFDKEKDAFIVSHLKAKGLTERDQQGRRHTLASEEMSVFYKDFLDKNRQRHANYNKEWYRRNLSITFLMARVALLNLWKRVGRIKRQNTPAT, encoded by the exons ATGTCTGTTCGAGCCGCCGCGGTGTGTTTGACGTGGCGCCGCTGGAGTTGTTTACGTGCACGCCAAAGTGACATGGCGGCCGCCGGCAGTCGAGAATGCAGCAAACTAGCGACTAAACAGCAAGATAAATTGCCGAAG AGGTCCAAGTTCCGACCGGCACCGAGCGCCACGCACGACTGGATCGGCCCTCCCAACCCGCTTTCCAACCTGCGACCCATCGTCTACCGCGTGGCGCCAAACGAGTCTGAGCTGGAGAGACGCCTGCGGAACATGCGGCAGGACACCGAGGACTGGAACCACCGATTCTGGACCGAGCAGAACCTCACCTTCGACAAG GAAAAAGATGCCTTCATTGTGTCGCATCTGAAGGCAAAAGGCTTGACTGAGCGAGACCAGCAAG GTCGCCGCCACACTCTGGCCAGCGAGGAAATGTCCGTCTTCTACAAGGACTTCTTGGACAAAAATCGACAGCGACACGCCAATTACAACAA GGAGTGGTACCGGCGCAACCTGTCGATCACCTTCCTCATGGCCCGCGTTGCGCTGCTCAACCTGTGGAAGAGGGTCGGCCGTATTAAACGCCAGAACACACCCGCAACGTGA